From Gimesia panareensis, the proteins below share one genomic window:
- a CDS encoding sulfatase family protein — translation MYRFSLSCVVRCLIVLVCLVSARFLSAAEQKRPNVVIIMTDNHGEWTLGCYGNKDIKTPHIDQLAKEGTLFTRAFANNAVCSPTRATFLTGLMPCQHGVHCYLRPRIQTGPDSYNTLEEFKTIPQILHDAGYVCGLSGKWHLGDNLYPQEGFSYWITKPHGGSAGFYNQKVIEHEKIREEPTYLTDLWTQHGIKFIKQNQDKPFFLFLAYNGPYGLGSAMKEPIKNRFKDEYEKMTFPSFPREKAQPWNFNYGDWIGDLGIIRKYAAEVSGVDDGVGQIMQTLKDLGLRENTLVIFTADQGLSGGHSGYWGMGDHTRPLTAFDWTMTIPLIFSQPGQIVEGARQKMMVANYDVYPTLLNYLGLQDKIPAKPARPGRSFAPVLKGKQIPWKEEVFYEFENVRAVRTPDWKYIERYHEKPNELYHLTRDPEEHNNLIDHREYAQKKDELKQQLDQFFTKYADPKWDIWHGGQSKSVLMTQKLFPKTYLYLPKSQKK, via the coding sequence ATGTATCGCTTCAGTCTCTCTTGCGTCGTTCGTTGTCTGATCGTACTGGTCTGTCTGGTGAGTGCCAGATTCCTGTCAGCGGCAGAACAGAAACGCCCCAACGTCGTGATCATCATGACCGACAACCACGGGGAATGGACGCTGGGCTGTTACGGCAACAAAGACATTAAAACGCCGCACATCGATCAACTGGCCAAAGAAGGCACCCTGTTCACCCGCGCCTTCGCCAACAATGCGGTCTGCTCTCCCACCCGTGCCACCTTTCTGACGGGACTGATGCCCTGTCAGCATGGGGTGCACTGTTATCTCAGACCCCGCATCCAGACCGGACCCGATTCCTACAATACGCTCGAAGAATTCAAGACCATTCCGCAGATCCTGCACGATGCCGGCTACGTCTGCGGCCTGTCAGGCAAGTGGCACCTGGGCGACAACCTCTATCCACAGGAAGGCTTCTCCTACTGGATCACCAAGCCGCACGGCGGCAGTGCCGGGTTTTATAATCAGAAGGTCATCGAACACGAAAAGATCCGCGAGGAACCGACCTACCTCACCGACCTCTGGACACAGCACGGCATCAAATTCATCAAACAGAATCAGGACAAACCGTTCTTCCTGTTCCTGGCGTATAACGGTCCTTATGGCCTGGGCTCCGCGATGAAAGAACCGATCAAAAACCGGTTCAAAGACGAATATGAAAAGATGACCTTCCCCTCCTTCCCACGGGAAAAAGCTCAGCCCTGGAACTTCAACTATGGGGACTGGATCGGCGACCTGGGTATCATCCGCAAATATGCAGCGGAGGTCTCCGGCGTGGATGACGGCGTCGGTCAGATCATGCAGACCTTGAAAGACCTCGGCCTCCGCGAGAACACACTGGTGATTTTCACAGCCGACCAGGGGCTTTCCGGCGGACACAGCGGCTACTGGGGCATGGGCGATCACACGCGCCCGTTAACCGCCTTTGACTGGACGATGACGATCCCGCTGATCTTCTCCCAACCAGGTCAGATTGTCGAAGGCGCCCGACAGAAGATGATGGTCGCCAATTACGATGTGTATCCCACCCTGCTCAACTACCTCGGCCTGCAGGACAAAATTCCCGCTAAACCTGCCCGCCCGGGACGCAGCTTTGCTCCCGTACTGAAAGGGAAGCAGATTCCCTGGAAAGAGGAAGTCTTCTATGAATTTGAGAATGTTCGTGCGGTGCGAACCCCGGACTGGAAATACATCGAACGCTACCACGAAAAACCCAACGAACTCTATCACCTGACCCGGGACCCTGAGGAACACAACAACCTGATCGATCATCGCGAATATGCTCAGAAAAAAGACGAGCTGAAACAGCAGCTCGATCAGTTTTTTACCAAATATGCCGATCCCAAGTGGGATATCTGGCATGGCGGCCAATCGAAGTCCGTCCTGATGACCCAGAAACTCTTCCCCAAAACCTATCTCTACCTGCCGAAATCTCAAAAGAAGTGA
- the ygfZ gene encoding CAF17-like 4Fe-4S cluster assembly/insertion protein YgfZ produces the protein MPLNHFQLVQEAAGAHFPDKDHEYPYPSHYGDPRQEYQAAHQSAVLFDVSDREQIEVTGADRHKFLHNFCTNDINSLAVDRGCEAFVTNVQSRILGHVNVFNQGESLWLDTDPKQSAPIYKHLDRYIILEAVELAVRSPEFGCLYLSGPQAGDIISKAGLETLEVNQQQRVSDSEAQLTVRRVDWFGQPGYLCCLLHEKIVDTWQQLIDAGATPAGQEVLEALRIEACYPLCGVDLTDDNLAQEAGRDSQTISFKKGCYLGQEPIARIDALGHVNQQLRIIALDHDWVPHTGSKVMSAVKDEMKEVGKITSAARSYGKHPIVALAVVRREANAPGTTVEVVSDNHAGDGTVLQSLE, from the coding sequence ATGCCTTTAAATCATTTTCAGCTCGTCCAGGAAGCAGCAGGTGCCCATTTTCCCGATAAGGACCATGAATATCCTTATCCCAGTCATTACGGCGATCCCCGGCAGGAATACCAGGCCGCCCATCAGTCAGCGGTGCTCTTTGATGTGAGTGACCGGGAACAGATCGAAGTGACGGGTGCGGACCGTCACAAGTTTCTGCATAACTTCTGTACCAACGATATTAACAGTCTGGCGGTCGACCGGGGCTGTGAAGCGTTCGTAACCAACGTACAGAGCAGGATTCTCGGGCACGTCAATGTTTTCAACCAGGGAGAGTCGCTCTGGCTGGATACCGATCCCAAACAGAGTGCCCCGATCTATAAGCACCTGGACCGTTACATTATTCTGGAAGCGGTCGAGCTGGCTGTCCGCTCGCCGGAATTTGGCTGTCTGTATCTGAGCGGACCCCAGGCCGGGGACATCATCAGTAAAGCGGGCCTCGAAACACTCGAAGTGAACCAGCAGCAGCGCGTCAGCGACAGTGAAGCCCAGCTCACCGTCCGCCGCGTCGACTGGTTTGGCCAGCCAGGCTATCTCTGTTGTCTGCTCCATGAAAAAATTGTCGATACCTGGCAGCAGCTGATCGACGCCGGTGCCACTCCCGCCGGTCAGGAAGTGTTAGAGGCACTGCGAATCGAAGCCTGCTATCCGCTGTGTGGCGTGGATCTCACCGATGATAACCTGGCACAGGAAGCGGGACGGGACAGCCAGACCATCTCGTTCAAGAAAGGCTGCTACCTGGGACAGGAACCGATCGCCCGCATCGACGCGCTGGGACATGTGAATCAGCAACTGCGAATCATCGCCCTCGACCATGACTGGGTTCCCCACACCGGCTCCAAGGTCATGTCGGCTGTAAAGGATGAGATGAAGGAGGTGGGCAAAATCACGTCCGCGGCCCGATCTTACGGCAAACATCCGATCGTCGCGCTGGCGGTCGTGCGACGGGAGGCCAATGCGCCCGGGACGACTGTGGAAGTGGTCTCTGATAACCATGCCGGTGATGGTACGGTGTTGCAGTCCCTCGAATAG
- a CDS encoding fatty acid desaturase family protein: MSVTHYSAKEIEDLETKSTTPRFLHSLFGSIAIIALAFQWPSTDWYFLVGWTMIAAYSMFCWSSCFHETSHQGICGKPWVSIWLGRAIGTGLFVSYTAYREAHIRHHAYLNKPGDWELWPYSDPTTSLTFRRIFCWLEFPFGFFTSPFVYSRLCFSKKTPVKNPKVIKTMRLEYAAMAVFWVALLGTIAWFSLWRPFIVAWVIPHWIASVIQTFRKFTEHLGMQSYDPLLGTRTVIGNGLITRICTYINFDIFVHGPHHRHPKIAHNKLVEKMDNYQQDNPETKYPVFTTYMSAIRHTIPALWKPGVGMNVGAPAPKKEKWLGADNFVTDVAREILSDRDVAKAHRAS; encoded by the coding sequence ATGTCGGTGACCCACTATTCCGCCAAAGAGATTGAAGATCTCGAAACAAAATCGACAACTCCCCGCTTTTTACATTCACTCTTCGGATCCATCGCGATTATAGCGCTGGCATTCCAATGGCCTTCCACTGACTGGTACTTCCTGGTCGGTTGGACGATGATTGCTGCCTATAGCATGTTCTGCTGGTCGAGCTGTTTCCATGAAACGTCTCACCAGGGAATCTGTGGTAAGCCCTGGGTCAGCATCTGGCTGGGGCGCGCCATCGGCACCGGACTGTTCGTCTCTTATACCGCATACCGGGAAGCCCACATCCGTCATCATGCTTACCTGAACAAGCCCGGCGACTGGGAATTGTGGCCTTACTCCGATCCGACCACGTCACTCACGTTCCGTCGTATTTTCTGCTGGCTGGAATTTCCGTTTGGCTTTTTCACTTCGCCTTTCGTTTACAGCCGGCTCTGCTTCAGTAAAAAGACACCGGTCAAAAACCCCAAGGTCATTAAAACCATGCGGCTCGAATATGCCGCGATGGCTGTCTTCTGGGTCGCACTGCTGGGAACCATCGCCTGGTTTTCGCTCTGGCGTCCTTTCATTGTGGCCTGGGTGATTCCGCACTGGATCGCCAGTGTCATTCAGACCTTCCGTAAATTCACCGAACACCTGGGTATGCAAAGCTACGATCCGCTGCTCGGTACCCGGACTGTGATCGGCAACGGTCTGATTACCCGGATCTGCACTTACATCAACTTTGACATCTTCGTGCACGGTCCCCACCATCGGCATCCCAAGATTGCTCATAACAAGCTGGTGGAAAAGATGGACAACTATCAGCAGGACAACCCTGAAACGAAATATCCCGTCTTTACCACCTACATGTCTGCCATTCGTCATACCATCCCTGCCCTGTGGAAACCGGGAGTCGGCATGAACGTCGGTGCTCCGGCACCCAAGAAAGAAAAATGGCTGGGCGCGGATAACTTCGTGACCGACGTTGCCCGCGAGATTCTCTCCGACCGCGACGTCGCCAAGGCACATCGCGCTTCGTAG
- a CDS encoding TIM barrel protein, protein MTPSSSRRDFLKQTAALSTGLAVSGWAGSLLANTTLSQPLFKISLAQWSLHVALKGGKLDNLDFAKVTKEEFGIDAVEYVNQFFKDKAKDKKYLAEMNKRAADFGVENVLIMIDGEGALGDPDAKKRTQAIENHHKWVTAAKTLGCHSIRVNARSNGSYQEQQKLAADGLRRLTEFAKKYGINVLVENHGGLSSNGAWLAGVMKMVDMPECGTLPDFGNFVLDRKTGEEYDRYKGVKELMPYAKAVSAKTHDFDKDGNEIHTDYLKMMKIVLDAGYHGYVGIEYEGKKLDEYAGIKASKKLLLSVREELTPEETADPCCSQEGYYVPRRRLFRRRLFRR, encoded by the coding sequence ATGACACCATCTTCATCGCGCCGTGACTTTTTGAAACAGACTGCCGCCCTTTCGACCGGGCTGGCCGTCTCCGGCTGGGCCGGTTCCCTGCTGGCCAATACGACACTCAGCCAGCCTCTGTTTAAAATCTCCCTGGCCCAATGGTCGCTGCACGTGGCCCTCAAAGGGGGCAAACTGGACAACCTCGATTTCGCCAAGGTGACCAAAGAAGAGTTCGGCATCGATGCGGTCGAGTACGTGAACCAGTTTTTCAAAGACAAAGCCAAGGATAAGAAGTACCTGGCGGAAATGAACAAGCGGGCCGCTGATTTCGGCGTGGAAAACGTACTGATCATGATCGACGGCGAAGGGGCCCTGGGCGATCCCGATGCTAAAAAGCGGACCCAGGCGATTGAGAATCACCACAAGTGGGTCACCGCAGCGAAAACACTGGGCTGCCATTCGATTCGCGTGAATGCCCGCAGCAACGGCAGCTATCAGGAACAGCAGAAGCTGGCTGCCGACGGTCTGCGTCGCCTCACCGAGTTCGCCAAAAAGTACGGCATTAACGTACTGGTCGAAAATCACGGCGGTCTGTCGTCGAACGGCGCCTGGCTGGCGGGCGTCATGAAAATGGTCGACATGCCGGAATGCGGCACGCTGCCTGACTTCGGTAACTTCGTACTCGATCGAAAAACCGGTGAGGAGTACGATCGCTATAAAGGCGTTAAAGAGCTGATGCCGTACGCCAAAGCTGTCAGTGCGAAAACGCACGACTTCGACAAAGATGGCAATGAGATCCACACCGATTACCTGAAGATGATGAAGATCGTCCTGGATGCCGGCTACCACGGCTATGTCGGGATCGAATACGAAGGCAAGAAGCTCGATGAATATGCGGGTATCAAAGCCAGCAAGAAGCTGCTGCTCAGTGTCCGCGAAGAACTGACTCCGGAAGAGACCGCTGATCCCTGCTGTTCGCAGGAAGGGTACTACGTCCCCCGGCGTCGCCTGTTCCGTCGGCGTCTGTTCCGCAGATAA
- a CDS encoding FKBP-type peptidyl-prolyl cis-trans isomerase — translation MSKWHLTACLCIAFFGCASLAQAQNEKSQLKDQKQKVSYGIGFNLGQNLMRDNLDLDPQILAKGIIDAMTKQKPQMTEDEIRATLLAFQEQLRKDAQTKMEKAAQANVAKGKKFLADNAKKEGVKTTKSGLQYKVIKSGKGKTPKLTDEVTTHYRGTLIDGTEFDSSYKRKQPATFPVNRVIGGWTEALQLMKEGDKWQLFIPSDLAYGERGSGPDIGPNEVLIFDIELLKVN, via the coding sequence ATGTCAAAATGGCATCTCACTGCCTGTCTCTGTATTGCGTTCTTCGGATGCGCTTCTCTGGCGCAAGCACAAAATGAAAAATCACAGCTGAAAGATCAGAAACAGAAAGTCAGCTATGGGATCGGATTCAACCTGGGACAGAATCTGATGCGTGATAACCTGGATCTGGATCCTCAGATTCTGGCCAAAGGCATTATCGATGCCATGACCAAGCAGAAACCGCAGATGACCGAAGACGAGATTCGGGCCACCCTGCTCGCGTTCCAGGAGCAGCTCCGCAAAGATGCACAGACCAAAATGGAAAAAGCAGCGCAGGCAAACGTCGCCAAAGGTAAAAAATTCCTGGCTGACAATGCCAAGAAGGAAGGCGTGAAAACCACCAAAAGTGGTCTGCAATACAAGGTCATCAAATCCGGCAAGGGGAAAACTCCGAAGCTGACCGATGAGGTTACGACTCACTACCGGGGAACCCTGATCGACGGCACTGAGTTTGACAGCTCTTACAAACGGAAGCAGCCCGCGACGTTTCCCGTCAACCGGGTGATCGGCGGCTGGACCGAAGCCCTGCAGCTGATGAAGGAAGGCGACAAATGGCAGCTCTTCATCCCCAGTGACCTGGCCTATGGTGAGCGGGGATCAGGACCCGATATCGGACCCAACGAAGTCCTCATCTTCGATATCGAACTGCTGAAAGTGAACTGA
- a CDS encoding ThiF family adenylyltransferase, which translates to MKPELERYSRQVLFSELGEAGQTRLMQGRVLLCGCGALGTVLAETLVRAGVGQIKIVDRDFVEISNLQRQVLFDETDVAARLPKAIAAAEKLKKINSTVHIEPIVADIDHTNILSLAEDVDLILDGTDNFEVRYLINDVSLELGIPWIYCGCIGSTGQTMTVLPGKTACLRCLIDTAPEPGSTETCDTAGILGPTVNVIASLEAVDAIKLLAGKEDLIRPVLTVVDIWEGSYRQMSVADLREKSGCKACHQGERIWLKGEQGSRTTRLCGRNAVQVAPADKGKIAFEDLAEKLKHSGEVDFNPYLLRLNLKNPDYEISLFRDGRAIIKGTDDPAVAKTVYARYIGS; encoded by the coding sequence ATGAAACCGGAATTGGAACGTTACAGTCGGCAGGTCCTCTTTTCTGAACTGGGCGAGGCAGGCCAGACCCGCCTGATGCAGGGCCGCGTGTTACTGTGTGGCTGCGGGGCACTGGGCACCGTGCTTGCGGAGACCCTGGTCCGTGCGGGAGTGGGGCAGATCAAAATCGTGGACCGCGATTTCGTTGAGATCAGCAATCTGCAGCGCCAGGTCCTGTTTGACGAAACTGACGTCGCCGCCAGACTGCCCAAGGCAATCGCTGCTGCCGAAAAGCTGAAGAAGATCAACAGCACGGTCCACATCGAACCGATCGTTGCCGACATCGATCACACCAACATCCTTTCGCTGGCGGAAGATGTCGATCTGATCCTGGACGGGACCGACAATTTCGAGGTCCGTTACCTGATCAACGATGTCTCACTGGAGCTTGGCATTCCCTGGATCTACTGCGGCTGCATCGGCAGTACCGGTCAGACGATGACCGTCCTGCCCGGCAAGACCGCCTGCCTGCGCTGTCTGATCGATACCGCCCCTGAACCGGGCAGCACCGAAACCTGCGATACCGCGGGGATTCTGGGACCCACGGTCAACGTCATCGCCTCACTGGAAGCCGTCGATGCCATCAAGCTGCTCGCCGGAAAAGAGGATCTGATCAGACCGGTCCTCACCGTGGTCGACATCTGGGAGGGCTCATATCGACAGATGAGCGTGGCGGACCTCAGAGAAAAATCAGGTTGTAAAGCCTGTCACCAGGGAGAACGCATCTGGCTCAAAGGGGAACAGGGCTCCCGGACCACGCGGCTCTGCGGCCGCAACGCGGTACAGGTCGCCCCCGCCGACAAAGGAAAGATCGCCTTCGAAGACCTGGCGGAAAAGCTGAAGCATTCGGGCGAAGTCGACTTCAATCCCTACCTGCTCCGGCTGAATCTGAAAAATCCCGATTACGAAATCAGTCTCTTCCGCGACGGCCGCGCGATCATCAAAGGGACCGACGATCCCGCGGTCGCGAAAACCGTCTACGCCCGCTATATCGGCAGTTGA
- a CDS encoding SlyX family protein has protein sequence MSEQASRLEELLARLTQIESVLMHLQHDVEQLNTAILHQNDVLDSVSKSMKLLDTRIGELEGDDEGHDPYQEKPPHY, from the coding sequence ATGAGTGAACAAGCTTCCCGCCTGGAAGAACTGTTAGCCCGGTTGACGCAGATCGAATCGGTGCTCATGCACCTGCAGCATGATGTCGAGCAGTTGAATACGGCGATTCTGCATCAGAATGATGTTCTGGACTCAGTAAGCAAATCGATGAAGCTGCTCGATACCCGCATCGGGGAGCTCGAAGGAGACGACGAAGGCCACGATCCCTACCAGGAAAAACCGCCCCACTATTGA
- a CDS encoding LL-diaminopimelate aminotransferase, giving the protein MALINDNYLKLKAGYLFPEIGRRVGKFCEENPEAAVIKLGIGDVTEPLPAAIREAMHKAVDEMGDPTTFHGYGPEQGYGFLREAIAQNDFQSRGIDISADEIFVSDGSKCDTGNILDIFGADNKVAVTDPVYPVYVDTNVMTGRTGAADDSGRYAGLTYLPVTAENNFVAELPESPVDLIYLCYPNNPTGTVATRETLQKWVDYAKANGSIILFDAAYEAFITDPEIPHSIFEIEGAKEVAIEFRSFSKNAGFTGTRCAFTVVPKALKGKTSTGESADIHPLWNRRHCTKFNGVSYIIQRGAEAAYSEAGKEQIKGLIAFYLENARLLREGLESVGISVYGGVNAPYVWLKTPGDSTSWDFFDELLQKAHLVGTPGSGFGAAGEGYFRLSAFNSRDNINEAVTRFQKVVS; this is encoded by the coding sequence ATGGCTTTGATTAACGATAACTACCTGAAACTCAAAGCAGGTTACCTGTTTCCGGAAATTGGACGTCGCGTCGGTAAATTCTGCGAAGAGAACCCGGAAGCAGCCGTGATCAAACTGGGGATCGGCGATGTCACCGAGCCCCTCCCCGCCGCCATCCGCGAAGCCATGCACAAAGCCGTCGATGAAATGGGCGATCCCACCACCTTCCACGGCTATGGCCCGGAACAGGGATATGGATTCCTGCGGGAAGCGATTGCTCAGAATGATTTTCAGTCGCGCGGCATCGACATTTCTGCAGATGAAATTTTCGTCTCCGACGGATCCAAGTGCGATACGGGTAACATCCTCGACATCTTCGGTGCCGACAATAAGGTCGCAGTCACTGACCCCGTTTATCCGGTCTATGTCGATACCAATGTAATGACCGGCCGGACCGGCGCTGCAGATGACAGCGGCCGTTACGCGGGACTGACTTACCTGCCCGTTACAGCAGAAAACAATTTCGTCGCGGAACTGCCCGAGTCTCCCGTCGACCTGATCTACCTCTGCTATCCCAATAATCCGACCGGCACGGTCGCCACCCGCGAGACGCTCCAGAAGTGGGTCGATTACGCAAAAGCCAACGGCTCGATCATTCTGTTCGATGCCGCCTACGAAGCTTTTATCACCGATCCGGAAATTCCGCACTCGATTTTTGAAATCGAAGGTGCGAAAGAAGTCGCCATCGAATTTCGCAGCTTCAGTAAAAACGCCGGCTTCACTGGAACCCGTTGTGCCTTCACCGTCGTCCCCAAAGCACTCAAAGGGAAAACATCGACGGGCGAATCCGCTGACATCCATCCGCTCTGGAACCGCCGTCACTGTACCAAGTTCAACGGAGTCTCCTACATTATTCAGCGCGGGGCCGAAGCCGCCTATTCGGAGGCGGGCAAAGAGCAGATCAAAGGGCTGATTGCATTCTATCTCGAAAATGCACGTTTGTTACGTGAAGGACTCGAGTCGGTCGGCATCTCCGTATACGGCGGTGTCAACGCCCCTTACGTCTGGCTCAAGACTCCCGGCGATTCGACCAGCTGGGACTTCTTCGATGAATTGCTCCAGAAAGCCCACCTCGTCGGAACGCCGGGCAGCGGCTTTGGTGCCGCCGGCGAAGGCTACTTCCGGTTAAGTGCTTTCAACAGCAGAGATAACATCAACGAAGCCGTCACCCGCTTTCAGAAAGTAGTCAGCTAA
- the ahcY gene encoding adenosylhomocysteinase, which yields MSTETNPLPYKVKDYSEEEFQKLAAWGRKEIELAETEMPGLMALREKYGKDQPLKGARIAGCLHMTIQTAVLIETLTALGAEVRWSSCNIFSTQDHAAAAIAATGVPVFAWKGMNEEEFDWCIEQTLFWPNGEGLNMILDDGGDLTVMVHEKYPELLKNIKGLTEETTTGVHRLHQMFEQGKLGVPAINVNDSVTKSKFDNLYGCRESLADGIKRATDIMIAGKVVVVCGYGDVGKGCADAMKGLGARVLITEIDPICALQAAMEGYEVTTMEDAASRGDIFVTSTGCCDVIRGDHLDAMKNEAIVCNIGHFDSEIQIAYLKNRSDIEQIEIKPQVDKFVYPDGKAIIVLAEGRLVNLGCATGHPSFVMSNSFSNQVIGQIELWNESDKYELGVHMLPKHLDEEVARLHLDKLGVKLSKLTDAQAEYLGIPVEGPYKPDYYRY from the coding sequence ATGTCGACCGAAACCAACCCGTTGCCGTATAAAGTCAAGGATTACAGCGAAGAAGAGTTCCAGAAACTCGCTGCCTGGGGTCGCAAGGAAATCGAACTGGCAGAAACGGAAATGCCAGGCCTGATGGCACTGCGGGAAAAGTATGGAAAAGATCAGCCGCTCAAGGGAGCCCGGATCGCCGGCTGTCTGCACATGACCATCCAGACCGCCGTCCTGATCGAAACCCTGACCGCACTGGGTGCCGAAGTCCGCTGGTCCAGCTGTAACATCTTCTCCACACAGGATCACGCTGCCGCCGCCATCGCTGCGACCGGCGTGCCCGTCTTCGCCTGGAAAGGGATGAACGAAGAAGAGTTCGACTGGTGTATCGAGCAGACCCTGTTCTGGCCGAATGGCGAAGGTCTGAACATGATCCTCGACGACGGCGGCGACCTGACCGTGATGGTCCATGAAAAGTATCCCGAGCTGCTGAAGAACATCAAAGGTCTGACCGAAGAGACCACCACCGGCGTGCATCGCCTGCATCAGATGTTCGAGCAGGGCAAACTGGGCGTGCCTGCGATCAACGTCAACGACTCGGTCACCAAGAGCAAGTTCGATAACCTGTACGGCTGCCGCGAATCGCTGGCTGACGGAATCAAACGGGCCACCGACATCATGATCGCCGGCAAGGTGGTTGTGGTCTGTGGTTACGGCGATGTGGGTAAAGGTTGTGCCGACGCGATGAAAGGCTTGGGAGCCCGCGTGCTGATCACCGAAATCGATCCGATCTGCGCTCTGCAGGCAGCGATGGAAGGTTATGAAGTCACCACCATGGAAGACGCTGCCAGCCGCGGCGATATCTTCGTAACATCTACCGGTTGCTGTGACGTCATCCGGGGCGATCACCTGGATGCGATGAAGAACGAAGCCATCGTCTGTAACATCGGTCACTTCGATTCTGAAATCCAGATTGCTTACCTGAAGAACCGCAGCGATATCGAACAGATCGAAATCAAGCCGCAGGTCGACAAGTTTGTCTATCCCGACGGCAAGGCCATCATCGTGCTGGCTGAAGGCCGTCTGGTCAACCTGGGTTGTGCCACCGGCCATCCTTCGTTCGTGATGTCCAACAGCTTCTCCAACCAGGTGATCGGTCAGATCGAACTCTGGAACGAAAGCGACAAATACGAACTCGGCGTCCACATGCTGCCCAAGCATCTGGATGAAGAAGTCGCCCGTCTGCACCTGGACAAGCTGGGTGTGAAACTGTCTAAGCTGACAGACGCGCAGGCCGAGTATCTGGGCATTCCCGTGGAAGGTCCCTACAAGCCGGACTACTACCGCTACTAA
- a CDS encoding alpha/beta hydrolase-fold protein, whose translation MIPQYRSLLLAFSVLVSLFQTAGIFAAQQRFEVRYTKAVHSQPFTGRVYLFFSRSDRDPRLGPSWFHPESFVARDVTDWKPGEVLAFSAETPGLLAYPKPYSEMDLNGYKVQAVARFNVREPKIGTGPGNGFSQVISVPAVIPSKPPLLTIESLVPAKPFPETRWSKLFRVRSELLSKFHGQDTFLEASVLLPQSYYDQPGRKYPVIFSIPGFGGDHLRGIRNQPIAEQNEEGVEFLRVLLNPQCQWGHHVFADSATNGPVGEAFTTEFIPALEKAFRAIPHPRARFLTGHSSGGWSSLWLQITYPDQFGGTWSTAPDPVDFRDFQLINIYEPGSNVYRDAHGQRRPIARRDGKPILWFEPFAKMEHVLGHGGQLRSFEAVFSPRGADGKPLNLYNRETGAVDPQVAEAWKAYDIRLILEENWEKLAPQLGGKIHIFMGDEDTFYLDGATVLLKQTLDRLNGNIAGGTVVEIHPGKTHSSLITNELRLRFRKEMVQSFLAHQAEIESALRANKQ comes from the coding sequence ATGATTCCCCAATATCGATCTCTGCTGCTGGCGTTTTCCGTCCTCGTCTCCCTGTTTCAGACCGCGGGGATTTTCGCGGCGCAACAGCGGTTTGAAGTCCGTTATACTAAGGCCGTACATTCGCAGCCTTTCACGGGGCGCGTGTATCTGTTCTTCAGCCGTTCCGACCGCGATCCTCGACTGGGGCCTTCGTGGTTTCATCCGGAGTCTTTTGTGGCGCGGGATGTCACCGACTGGAAGCCGGGCGAGGTCCTCGCATTTTCCGCAGAAACCCCGGGGCTGCTGGCTTATCCGAAACCATACTCTGAAATGGACCTGAATGGCTATAAAGTCCAGGCGGTTGCCCGCTTCAATGTACGGGAACCAAAAATCGGCACCGGACCGGGTAACGGTTTCAGCCAAGTGATCAGTGTACCTGCAGTGATCCCGTCAAAACCGCCGCTGTTGACGATTGAATCCCTCGTACCCGCGAAACCGTTTCCTGAAACCCGCTGGAGCAAACTGTTCCGGGTGCGTTCCGAACTGCTTTCGAAATTTCACGGGCAGGATACGTTCCTGGAAGCGTCAGTGCTGTTACCACAAAGCTACTACGACCAGCCGGGGCGGAAATATCCCGTGATCTTTTCGATCCCCGGTTTTGGCGGCGATCATCTGCGGGGCATCCGGAATCAGCCGATCGCTGAACAGAATGAAGAGGGAGTCGAATTTCTGCGCGTACTACTGAACCCCCAATGCCAGTGGGGCCATCACGTGTTCGCCGACTCTGCCACCAATGGTCCCGTCGGAGAAGCCTTCACAACCGAGTTCATTCCCGCGCTGGAAAAGGCATTCCGGGCAATTCCGCACCCGCGGGCACGCTTTCTCACCGGACATTCTTCGGGGGGCTGGTCATCGCTCTGGTTGCAGATCACCTATCCCGATCAGTTCGGCGGAACCTGGAGTACCGCTCCCGACCCGGTCGACTTTCGCGATTTCCAACTGATCAATATTTATGAACCGGGCAGCAATGTCTACCGCGATGCCCATGGTCAACGAAGGCCAATTGCCCGCCGAGACGGGAAGCCGATCCTGTGGTTCGAACCTTTTGCAAAGATGGAACATGTGCTCGGTCACGGCGGTCAACTGCGGAGCTTCGAAGCGGTGTTCTCTCCGCGGGGCGCCGATGGAAAGCCACTCAACTTGTACAACCGGGAAACTGGCGCAGTGGATCCCCAGGTGGCGGAAGCCTGGAAAGCATACGACATACGTTTGATTCTGGAAGAGAACTGGGAAAAACTGGCGCCGCAACTGGGTGGCAAAATCCATATTTTCATGGGCGATGAGGATACGTTTTACCTCGATGGTGCTACGGTGTTACTCAAACAGACACTGGATCGCCTGAATGGGAACATCGCAGGCGGCACGGTTGTTGAAATCCATCCAGGCAAAACTCACTCTTCGCTCATCACAAATGAGCTGAGACTGAGATTTCGTAAAGAGATGGTACAGTCATTCCTCGCGCACCAGGCGGAAATTGAATCAGCTCTGCGAGCGAACAAGCAATAA